CCCCGATCGGCTTGTAGCAGCCCGCCCGACGCCTGCCGCGTCAGCGCCCTCACAGGCGAGGGGCTCGACGCGCTACGCCGGCAAATCGTGCGGCGGCTCAGCGTCCTGCCTGTCAGTGTGCAGGGCGACATGCTTGCACTCCAGCCGCGACACGAAAACGAACTTAGGGCCGCTACCGAACAGATCGAAGCCGCGCGTGCGATGCTCGCCGCACAGCCAAACCTCCAAACCCTGCCCAGCATCGAGCTGCTCGCCGACGCGATGCGTGCCGCGCTGGATAGGCTCGCCGCACTGGGCGGGCGGCTCACCCCCGACGAAGTCATCGGCCGCGTCTTCGCGACCTTCTGCGTCGGGAAGTGAGGGTGGAGGGTATGGGGTTCAGGGAATAGACAAGATTGATACTGCCTACACCAAGTGCCTTCCCGCTACAATCCCCGCCTACCCATGGCCAAACGCAAGAAACAAAAGCAGAACCTCGAACCGCGCATCGAGAACCGACGCGCCCGGCGGGACTACAACATCCTCGACACCCTCGAGTGCGGCGTCGTCCTCCAGGGCAGCGAGGTTAAGTCCATCCGTTACGGCCGGGTCTCGCTGGGCGAGGGCTATGTCGCTGTGAACCCCAACGCCATGGAGTTGTGGATGTACAACGTCGATATCGCCATGTACCCCAACGCCGGCGTCAACCAGCACGCGCCCAAGGCCATCCGCAAACTCCTCGCGCACAAGCGGCAGATCCAGAAGCTCTACGGCCTCACGACCGCCAAGGGCGTGACGCTTATCCCGATCGCGCTCTACTTCAAGGAAGGCCGGATCAAGATCGAGGTCGCGGTCGGCGAGGGCAAGCGCAGCTACGACAAGCGCGACGACATCAAGAAGCGTGACGCCGACCGCGACATGCGCCGCGCGATGACGCGCAAGCGGATCTAGCTTTGCGCTCCGCCCCCCTCCTGCTTGCGGTGTTTCTGCTCAGCATGGCGACGGCCTCGGCCGAGCACGCGGTGTTCTTCTTCACCAAAGAGGCCCTGGGCTTTGGCGTGATGGCGAACCTGCTGCTCGCACTTGTTTTCGGTGCGACGTATCTGCTCGGTGCGCGGCTCAGCCATCCGTGGGTGGAGTGGCTTGTGCGGCGGCTGCCGGGCGTGGGCAGCGAGCGTTTCGTGCTGGTCCTGATCCTCGCGTCGCAGGTGGTGATCGGCGGCTTGCTCGCGTGGTCGCCGACGCCTGCGATGTTCTGGTCGCTCTGGCCCGTGCTGGGGCTGGTCTCGGGCGTGCAGTGGCCGATCTTCGAGAGCTACGTCGTCGCGGGCCGGCCGCCGCGTGCCGCGGCCACCGCGATCAGCCGGTTCAACGTAACCTGGGCTACCGCCGTCGTGATCGCCGTCGCGATCTCGGGCCTGCTCATCGCCTGGTGGGAGCCCGCACTCTTCGCGCTCGGCGGGCTGCTCAACCTCGCCGGCATCGTGATCCTATTGACGACCTTCCCCGAGCGCGCCGCGCACCTGGAAGACAACCACCCCGATCGCATTCCCGCCGAGGTTGTGCGCAGCTACCGCCCGCTCATCGCATCGTCGCGCTGGTCGATGCTGTCGAGCTACACGCTCATGTTCGTGCTGGGCCCGTATCTGCCCGAAGTGTTTGATGCGCTGGGCTACGGTGTTGTGACGGCGACACTCCTCGCCGGCGTGCTCTACGCGTTGCGCGTCGTCAGCTTCGCGTGGATGGGCATGTGGCCGGGCTGGCACGGCAAGAAACTCCCGCTCGCGCTGGGCGCGGTCGCGTTGCCGGTCGGCGCGCTGCTCATCCTGCTACCCAGCACCGTCGCGCCGGTCCTCATCGGCGAAGTGATCTTCGGTTTCACCGCCGGCGTCATCTACACCGCGTCGCTGTACTACGGCATGATCGAGAAGAACGCCTCGGTCGAGGCCGGCGGCGACCACGAAGCCGTCATCGGCGTGGGCTTCTGCCTGGGCCCGCTGCTGGGCATGGCCGGCCACAAACTCAGCACAACGCTGGGCAGTGCGGTCGCCGGCATGACGCTGGGGCTGTCGCCGATGATCGTCGGCGGTCTGGTCGGCGGGTTGTGGCCTTTGCGGAAAAATGTGAACCACGAAGTCACGAAGGGCACGAAGGAAGGCGAATTTTAGCCACCAAGATGCACAAGAATCACAGAACGGTATTCGCCTGTGTTTGTCTTGTGTGCATCTTTACGGCAAAACTCATCCGCTGCCTTCCTTCGCGCCCTTCGTGGCTAAATCAATCCCCGCTGACTTGCGCCAGCGCATCCAGCGCCCGCTCGCGGGCTTCCTTGTGGTCGACGATCGGCTCGGGGTAGTCCTCGCCCAGCGTCACACGCGCCTGCTGCATCACCAGCGACGGCGCGGCCCACGGCTTGTGCAGGAACTTATCCGGCACGTCCTTTAGCTCGGGGCACCACTTGCGGACGTAGGCGCCGGCCTTATCAAACTTCTCGCCCTGCAAAATCGGGTTGAAGATCCGGAAGTACGGCGCGGCGTCCGCCCCGCAGCCGCCCGCCCACTGCCAGCCCAGCGTGTTGTTCGCGAGGTCCGCATCGACCAGCGTGTCCCAAAACCACCGCGTGCCTTCGCGCCAGTCGATGAGCAGGTGCTTCACGAGAAAGGATGCGACGACCATGCGGACGCGGTTGTGCATCCAGCCGGTGTGCCAGAGCTCGCGCATGCCCGCATCGACGATCGGGTAGCCGGTCTGCCCGCGCTGCCACGCGTCGAGCGTGTGCCTCCCCTTACGCATATCGATCCACGGGAAGTCCGCGTACTTCTCGCGCAGCGGGTGGTCTGGGGTCTGCGGGAAGTGGTAGAGCAGGTGGTAGCCGAAGTCGCGCCAGGCGAGTTGGCGGAGGTAGCCGTGCGCGTTTTTCTTGAGTGCGGCCCCGGCGTTACCGGCCGTGCGTTTGCGGGCGGCGTGATAGGCCTGCCGGACGCTGACTTCGCCGTGGTGCAGGTAGGGCGAGAGGCGGGATGTGCCTTGCACCGAAGGCGTGTTCCGCTCGCCGAGGTACTCGCCGATCGGGTCATCGACGAATCGTTTGAGTTGCTTGCGTCCACTGGCTTCGCCGGGCCGCCAGGTGTCGGCGAGGCCGGCGTACCACTCGATGGTCGGCATCAACCCCAACGCATCAAGCGGCTCGCTCGAGGGCCAGGACTTCGGCGCGGCGAGTTTCTTCGGCGCGGCGAGCGGCGTGTCCGGCTCGGGCAGCCGCTGCATCGCGTTGTGGAACGGCGTAAACACCTGGTACGGGCTGCCTTGCTTCGTCGCCAGCTCCCACGGCTCAAACAGCAGGTGCCCATTGAAGCTGCGCGCCTCAAGCCCCTCGTCGGCGAGGCCGCGTTTGACTGCCTGATCGCGCGCGATCGCTGCGGGCTCGTACCGCCGGTGCCAGACGACCGTGTCCGCCTGTGTTTCTTCCGCCAGTTGCTTGAGCGTTTCGAGTGCTGACCCTTGCCGCAGGACCAGCCGGCTGCCAAGCTTGTCTAGTGCATCTCCGAGAGCGGCGAGCGACTGGTGCAGCCACCACCGCCGTGCCTCGCCGGGCGGCCAGCCACCCTCCTCACCGGGCGACCAGATAAACACGGGCACGACCGCGCCGCGCTCCACCGCCGCGCAGAGTGCCGGGTGGTCGGTAAGGCGGAGGTCTTGTCGGAACCAGACAATCGTCGTAGGCATAACAGCGGGTGATTCGTAGCGGTGGCAGAATCAGATTCAGATGCGGCGCTAACGATCGAGCTCATGCCGCAGCGCCGCCTCGAGCGTCGGATGGTCAAACACGAAGCCCGCGTCTCGCAGGCGTTCGGGCACCACGCGGATGCTGCCCAGCACGAGCGCCTCGGCGGCCTCCTTGCCGTAGAGCAGCTTGGGCGCGAACGACGGGACGGGCAGCAGCGTGGGTCGGCCCAGCACCTTGCCCAGCGTCTGGGTGAATTCGCGGTTCGTTGCCGGCTCGGGCGCGGCGGCGTTGACCGGGCCTTGCAGCGTCGGGGTGTCGAGCGCGAAAAGGAGGATGCGTGCCATGTCGGCGAGCGAGACCCAGCTCATCCACTGCCTGCCATCACCGAGCCGACCGCCCAAGCCGATCCTAAACGGCATGAGCATCGCGTCGAGCGCGCCGCCCTGGGGCGAGAGCACGATGCCGACGCGGGCGTTGACGACGCGCAGTCCCGCCGCGCGGGCGGCCTCACACGCGGCTTCCCACGCGACGCAGACCTCGGCCAGGTAGTCGTCGCCCGGTGGTGCGTCTTCGGTGTGTGCGTCGGACTGGCCCGTGTCGCCGTAGTACCCGATGGCCGAGGCGCAGATGAGCGTCCGGGGGCCGTCATCCAGCTTGGCCAGCGTTTCGCTCAGCGCCCGCGTCCCCTCTACCCGGCTGTCGCGCACCCGCTGCTTCTTCTCGGGCGTCCAACGCCCAACGATGTTCTCGCCCGCCAGGTGTACCACCGCATCGCACGCGGCGAGCGCGTCGGCATCAAACGCCTGCGCCTCGGTGTCCCACACCACCTCGCCCGGCTGGCCTTTGGCCGAGCGGACGATCGGGCAGACCACGTCGCCGCGCGCCCGGAGCGCATCGCACAGCGCCTTACCAATCAGCCCCGTCGCGCCCGATACGGCGATCTTTCGTGATGACCGTGTTGATCTGTCGGCTACAGAAGCCATGCCGATACTGTACCCTCTAGTTCGTGGGTCAGGCGGCAACGGTCATGACTTTCCCGGACATCCTTCGTCCAACCGGCTATCCTTTCCGAATGCAGAAATTGTATCTACAACATGACGGGCGGATCACTGCTTACCACGAGGCGTGGATGCACAATGACGCGATCACAGAACACTGGGGCGACCTTGGCCAGAAGGGGGAAACCCGAGAGCATCGGCGCGATCCCAAGCTCAGCGAAGAGGAAAACCTAGCCTTGGTCTTAGCGAGAGCCATTGAGAAAGGCTACCAATCGATCGACCCTGACGACGAGGTCCCGCTGATCGTCGAGTACCGCGTCAAGGGCTTCGGAACCCCCGAGGATCTCAACAAGCGACACGCATTGGAAGACCGGTTGAATGAGGCACTCGGCTGGGCCGGGCTTGGGGCGTGTGACGGCGGGAGCATCGGCTCGGACACGATGGAAGTTTGCTGCTATGTGGTTGATTTCGAGGTCGCTAAACGTGTCATCGAGGCCAATCTCGCCGACTCACAGTTCTCAGACTTTAACCGGATCTACGACGAGAGCGCCGAATAGGCGGACGCCGACATGCCGATCCAGACCGAGCAGCGCGAGTTCCAGATCGTCAGCGACTTCCAGCCGATGGGCGACCAGCCCACGGCCATCGATTCGCTCACCGACAGCATCGAGGCCGGGGCGAAGTACCTGACCCTGCTGGGCGCGACCGGCACGGGCAAGACCTTCACGATGGCCAACGTGATCGAGCGCATCAACCGTCCGACCCTCATCATCAGCCACAACAAAACCCTCGCCGCGCAGCTCTACGAGGAGATGAAGGAGCTGTTCCCCAACAACGCGGTCAGCTACTTCGTCTCGTACTACGACTACTACCAGCCCGAGGCGTACATCCCGCAGCGCGACATCTACATCGAGAAAGACTCATCGCGCAACGACGACCTCGACCGCCTCCGCATGGCCGCGACGACCAACCTCGTCTCCCGCAGCGACTGCATCGTCGTCGCGTCGGTCTCCTGCATCTTCGGCCTGGGATCGCCCGACGAGTACAAAAAATCCGTCATCACCCTGGAACGCGGGCAGCACCTGGACCGCCGGGCCTTCCTGCTCAAGCTCGCCGACCTGCAGTACAAACGCAGTGACATCCAGCTCGAGCGCGGCAAGTTCCGGGTGCGCGGCGATGTGATCGAGCTGATCCCCGCGGCCGAGGAGTTTGCGTACCGCATCGAGCTGTTCGGCGACGAGGTCGAGACCCTCGCGCTCATCAAC
The sequence above is a segment of the Phycisphaeraceae bacterium D3-23 genome. Coding sequences within it:
- a CDS encoding TIGR01777 family oxidoreductase; this translates as MASVADRSTRSSRKIAVSGATGLIGKALCDALRARGDVVCPIVRSAKGQPGEVVWDTEAQAFDADALAACDAVVHLAGENIVGRWTPEKKQRVRDSRVEGTRALSETLAKLDDGPRTLICASAIGYYGDTGQSDAHTEDAPPGDDYLAEVCVAWEAACEAARAAGLRVVNARVGIVLSPQGGALDAMLMPFRIGLGGRLGDGRQWMSWVSLADMARILLFALDTPTLQGPVNAAAPEPATNREFTQTLGKVLGRPTLLPVPSFAPKLLYGKEAAEALVLGSIRVVPERLRDAGFVFDHPTLEAALRHELDR
- a CDS encoding MFS transporter, whose protein sequence is MRSAPLLLAVFLLSMATASAEHAVFFFTKEALGFGVMANLLLALVFGATYLLGARLSHPWVEWLVRRLPGVGSERFVLVLILASQVVIGGLLAWSPTPAMFWSLWPVLGLVSGVQWPIFESYVVAGRPPRAAATAISRFNVTWATAVVIAVAISGLLIAWWEPALFALGGLLNLAGIVILLTTFPERAAHLEDNHPDRIPAEVVRSYRPLIASSRWSMLSSYTLMFVLGPYLPEVFDALGYGVVTATLLAGVLYALRVVSFAWMGMWPGWHGKKLPLALGAVALPVGALLILLPSTVAPVLIGEVIFGFTAGVIYTASLYYGMIEKNASVEAGGDHEAVIGVGFCLGPLLGMAGHKLSTTLGSAVAGMTLGLSPMIVGGLVGGLWPLRKNVNHEVTKGTKEGEF
- a CDS encoding deoxyribodipyrimidine photo-lyase; translated protein: MPTTIVWFRQDLRLTDHPALCAAVERGAVVPVFIWSPGEEGGWPPGEARRWWLHQSLAALGDALDKLGSRLVLRQGSALETLKQLAEETQADTVVWHRRYEPAAIARDQAVKRGLADEGLEARSFNGHLLFEPWELATKQGSPYQVFTPFHNAMQRLPEPDTPLAAPKKLAAPKSWPSSEPLDALGLMPTIEWYAGLADTWRPGEASGRKQLKRFVDDPIGEYLGERNTPSVQGTSRLSPYLHHGEVSVRQAYHAARKRTAGNAGAALKKNAHGYLRQLAWRDFGYHLLYHFPQTPDHPLREKYADFPWIDMRKGRHTLDAWQRGQTGYPIVDAGMRELWHTGWMHNRVRMVVASFLVKHLLIDWREGTRWFWDTLVDADLANNTLGWQWAGGCGADAAPYFRIFNPILQGEKFDKAGAYVRKWCPELKDVPDKFLHKPWAAPSLVMQQARVTLGEDYPEPIVDHKEARERALDALAQVSGD
- the smpB gene encoding SsrA-binding protein SmpB encodes the protein MAKRKKQKQNLEPRIENRRARRDYNILDTLECGVVLQGSEVKSIRYGRVSLGEGYVAVNPNAMELWMYNVDIAMYPNAGVNQHAPKAIRKLLAHKRQIQKLYGLTTAKGVTLIPIALYFKEGRIKIEVAVGEGKRSYDKRDDIKKRDADRDMRRAMTRKRI